gcttccttttctctttcttgTGTGATTATACATAACATACCCTTGTCTGTGTTTTGTGTTTTGCCTTTTCTGGATATCTAAAAATACATTAGATCAATGGTGTCTCTTTCTAGTTTGATTGGAATATCATTTTGTTGctagttttgtttttattttgctATGAATGATGTCTACAAAGAAACAATGATTAGTCATTTAGGCAGGAATTTCAATGGAGTTGCTTTGATTTAGCTTTTTGTGCCCACTGAGGATGTTCCTGCACATGTTTACACTTTAGAACTTGATTACAAGATTGTTGGAGTTTATGATTAGTCATTTAAAAGCTTCATAGTTGATTTTCTTCTGTCTTTTTTGATTTAGTATAGAAAATGCCCAGTTAGCTGAAGGAGAGAAGATATCATTAGTTGGCATTGGTAACAAAGCCACATCGTTGCTTTGCTCCCCCACCCTcatatttcttttatatatttttctttttagttaTAGGGTGAAAATTAATtctgaaattttgaaaaaataatggCAATGTAGGTGAAGCCCAACTAAAAAAACCAAAATGCCATTAAAATCCTCCCCTGAATTCAATTCCTAAAGAAAGAAAAATCCGGCTCTGTATTGGATGCCATCTTTATGATTGCGTTGAATGTTCTCAGCCTTGTGTGTTTTTCATCATGGGATATTGGTCATTGTTTATAATTGCTATTGTTGTAAACCTTGGCCTTTTATTTAATTTTCTGTGTTATTGTTAGTCTTTTGGACATTTTCATTGTACATTGTTTTGCCATCTGTTTCTCTTACTCTTACAAGTGAACTCTTCTGCAGATTTTCCGCTTTTGTAGGTCCAAATGCCACAAAAATTTCAAAATGAAGAGGAATCCTCGTAAAGTAAAGTGGACTAAATCCTACAGGGCATTACGGGGAAAGGATATGACACAGGTTTATATGCTTCTTTCGGTTTTACTCATCGATTCTTCTACTTGTTTCATTTATTGAGGTAGATTCAGTAACTCTTTTCTTATGTCAAGAAAAGATATTGATGGTTATGAGCTTGGTTTCACTTGTTTCTTTTACAGGACTCAACCTTTGAGTTTGAAAGGAAGCGAAACAGGCCAGAGAGATACGATAGGAATGTATTTAACAACACCTTGAATGCTATGAAGAAAATTCACAAGGTTAGAGCTGAAAGGGAGGTTAAACATATAGCCAAAAGGTAATTATTTACTTATTCTGTTTCATCAGTTCTTCGAAAAGCTTGGTAGTGGGGTTTCTGTTCTTTGAATGTGACAGAAACTTCTTTGACAGGATGCAAGGGAAGAAACAAAAGGAACTGCAGGAGGCACAGAAGGAACTGGAGCAAAGCATCTACATGGTCAAGGCCCCATCTGTGCTCAAAGAAGACCAATCTCTCACACTGCCCAAGCTCAAAGTCAAGGTCAGCCAAAAACAAGCAGCGGCTCAACAAATGGAAGAATAATGAGTCTGCAAATTTTAATCTTAATTCGACCATGGGTGGGACCAAAATTTTGAcactttttgtttattatttggaGAGAATTCCTTAGAAGGTTGTATCTGTCTGCCTTCCTTTACATTCTTGTTTCATTCTCTTCAAAAACATCTTATAATCAAATCTTTAGAGATAAAAATTGAGATTGTTATTTACTGCTTGTACCTTTGGATTTTGGTACAAGTTATTATTGATATAACATGCTGTGAAGCACCATTTGTTGGTGGGTTTTCTCAATAGGTTGTCAATTTTTCCTTGAAAGAATGTTTTCTTCTCGGTCAACTCTAACTCCTCCATATCTCCCTCGCTGGTTTTCGTTACCATCAGCCGCAAGGTATCACTGAGTTTTGAGATTGAAGTTTGAATCGATTGTCTTTAATATGATTTGAGAGTTTTTTTTTAGTCTTGCAAATCTTTGGTTTCACTGTTGGAGAGCTCTGCTTTGATCATTTAAATTGGCAGAGAACTAGAATTTCTAGCATTTTTTGTTGGACTAACTCCCCTtgatattaattcatttaaataaCTCTCTAATGAGATTGCAGTTGTTGGCATATAAAATTGGAGGGAAATAGACCAATTCTATATTTCCATTTACAAATTAGAACTGGGATGAAATACTGAAAGTGAAACCATGTTTAAATTTTAGAGGTTTGACTGGAGCAAGTTTTTGAATTCAGGACATAATTGCAGGTTTAAAAAGGCACTTTGTCTTTCTTGTATTATTATAATTGATAATGTACATAGATAGTTTAGAAAAAGAAATTGAAGTAGAAGAGGTTCAATTCAATTTTGGGGCTATTGCTTGAAaatgtatgtatatatacatatatatatatattatattttgatgaaagcctacatttgtaattttttttttcacaaaccCAACAATGGAAATTTGGAAGCATTGCTGCAATGTCTTGTTgtcattaattaattttaagcaATGTTgctttttttttgaaaaaagagTAAGAGTTCGAAATGACCTCCTCTCAATAATATTGAAAACTCTCACTTATGGCGGAGGAATACCGTAGTAACATAgtgaaaaagaaaacaaaagttaTGACCACAAATGCACCCACTCCCTACGAAGATCCAAAAAGAACACACCCTCAAACTCTTTCGTTCTATACACCCAAGTGGCAACCCAGAACCTGATCTTATCCCAAAGGTTGTCCACAGAAGAATAGGAATCGTCAAAAGTCCTCGAATTTCTCTCCAACCAGATAGCCCAAACTGTAGCGAGGACGGTACACTGCCATAAATGCGTCACCCTCTTTCCTCCCTCCAAATGAGAGAGAAACAATTCCGCACAGGAGGAAGGCATACACCAACCGACCCCGAATTCTTGTAATACTTTATTCCAAACGATGCTGGCGAAAGAGCACTGAAGAAACAAATGGCCTCCTCTGCAAATTCTCATGGACAATGTTGCTTTGTTGTTGTTATGTGGTAGTTTAGTCTACTTTTAATTTGCACTTGTAGTTTTCTTTGGTTTGTTCTGTCTGTATTTCCATCTTTCTTTCTGGTGTTGTCTCTCGTGCATCTTTATTCTTTTCAATATGTTACTAAGTAAATATATATAGCTAATTATTAACTCATatgtgttatgtatgtatgtattttgCCTAAGAGAGTTTTCTTGCATAAATGCAAATCAATTGAAAAGGGAGAAAGAATGCTGTGACTACTTATCCTCCGAAGCTCAGACTATGGAATTCAGAGTTACCAATCCCAGAACGACAAACCCATTTCCATAATAACACTTACTCAGAAGATAATCATGGCGAAGTCTCAGTGGGTTCGAATAGTCCTTTGCCTTCTCATGTCAAACCCATTTGTGAAGCAATCTGTCTCAAGCTCCGCCACAGCTCCTCTTATCAGGTTTCTTTGCTAACCCTTCTTCTCTAATTGATTGAACTTTCTCCAGGAAAAATATGGTGTTTCGATAGAACCATTTCTCATGCCAAAGAAAAGAAACAATTTTTGTGAATAGTTAATTGACAAGTGATGAATTGTTTGAGGCTTAAGCCCAATGAGCAATACAGGAAACTCACTCTTGTAAAACTCTTGTGAGACTATCATGGGTTTGATCACTTGACTGGTGAAAATGGTTATCTAGTAAAATTAAAAACTTTGAAATGTCTGTCTGCTGGTGAAAATGGTTACAGAAAGTTTTGTTCTTTGGGATCCTGGCATAGGGACTGACTGACTGACTGACTGGTTTAGCAAGTTCTAGATCTCTAAATTACTGGGGATATTGAATGAAATCTTATAGTATAACTTCACTAGTGTTATATACTTGTTTCATCAATGTGAATTGGTTCAACTCCTAGCTCAAAATGCTGCCAACTCCCTACTTAGGTTTCAGGGGATTAAGGTAGTTTAGTTGGTAGATGATAAATTTGCCAATGAAGCCTAAGATTAGATAACTGATTAGATTACCAGTTTATCATAGTTTGTGAGATTTCTGCTTAAAGGGAAATGTGGCTGCACTTCAAAtatctctttattttttattttctagattCACTTTTGGCACAACCATTATTATAACTTAGAAATCCAAATTAATCCATTTTCAGCAGTAACAACTTATCTATAGTGTCATTAACTGATGATAAAATTATGACTTGTGCAAGTTATTAGGGAGATGTATGAATTTCAAGAATCAATACAAGAGAAAACTGTCAAAATGCATTGTTTGCTAGTACTCGATAAAGCTGAAATACCTGGAGAGATGGGTGGTTTTTCTGGTCGTATCGTGCGTGTGAGCTCTGCAGTGATGAAAAAGCTTTCTGGGTTGCAATCTTACAAACGCATAGTACACACaatcaataattgggaatctcagtctcgTCCActaccacacaagggtgcagttttcttacgttGAATTCCGAGCAGAGAGTACAAAATGGTCCCGAGTACGATCCTCAGTTCtgagccttggcaataaacctagtcacgttggccaatgggtaatcatcaatttctaatccaaataaatacttaggagacaaaagcTAGCCTTCTgaacctcgatttctactaaaccgggtagcagaaattgtcccgagcgcctaggtttgaacccccaTGCCTTACCAAACCTAGATACCATCCTAAAGCAAAATCCCCTAGGTGGGTCGCGtcttggccctaagggtcgcgacttgcccccgaGTTAGAGGAACCCTCAAGCCtcaaggggaggcgggccgcaacttgccTCCTAAGGTCGCGACGCGCCCTCAAAACTGAATCTATAGAAGCAATTGGTCTCATGAGCATTCCTACCAGCTTTTTAAACTTAGATGATCAACAACAAGAAGCAAGTGTGTTCGAGTTTATGCAGTACTTATGTGTTCGAGTTTCATTGTAATTTCCTTCTTTTTTTaactctttaatttttttttttgcttaaaaTATGACGAGGCAAGTGTGTTTTCTCATATCTGGTATTTAAATTTAATGGCAACATGCAATAGAGGCTAACTGATTTCAGGAACCTTGTAGAAATTATGTTACTTATGCAGCATTTTAGTTATCCACTGCAGGATCCTGGAAACCTTGGTAGGTTAGTCAGATCAGCCATGGCCTTTAGATGGGTATGGAATTAGTTCAAAAGTTACTCATCAATCTTACTTTGTATTTCTGTTTTGCTCTGAACCTTTTCTCAATCATCTCTGATATTTGGATTCAGTTTGTATGTACATATGTGTGTGTGCAAAGGGAAGAATCCCATATTACCTAAGTTTCTAAAATAAAGACCACTGTTAAAAGAGTTGCAAAAATATAGAGTAATATTGGACAATTTATATGTACATATGTGTATGTGCAAAGAGAGGAATCCCATATTACTTAAGTTTCtaaaagggtttatacctttttggatcctgtgtttttttCCATTATCTATTTGGACCCATTATATACTAAaatcttgctttttttttttttttttttaatataatttaaaggcATGAAAGAGTGGCATTTAAAGCACTTTGATCTCATTATATACTaaaatctttttttatttttttttattttacatcaaaCTTTTATATTGTACTACTAACTACTAATGAGAATCATTTTACCATATTTCAATGTCAAAAAATGGGTTAATTCTTGAggttttaattgatttaataaaatttttaaGTAAATTTGAATTCATGAACATTACTTTGTTTGTATAGAATGTTGGGTGTTTTTAcaactatttttttaaaatttgttgtATTTTAATTATTGGTAAACTTGGGCTTAATTTCTAATCTATTCCTCTATTTTTAGGCGTGTTTATTTAGGCGAAAGTGAGGACCCAAgtgaaagaaaatttagaaataataaaacaaaagtagtgtaacaaaaaatattaaagGCATAAAAAGTTGCTTGTTGTTAAGGGCTAGCAAATGGTATATGAGTATTTTAACACATTCTCGTCTAAATATTTAAATCAAACCGTCCAAACATTGAAGGAGCCAAGACTAAAACATAATAGggtcaaaaataaaaattatttaataaaagtttattaatatatagaaaatatataaataaacaatttTTTCTTTACTTTTAGAGGGGACCAATATGCAtttttacatatatttatattattatttttaaatataatgtacaaaaatgtagaaaaataTGATTGTCGCTATTTGGTACCTTAAGGTACCCAATACTTCATGAGGTGACACTTTATGGTCGATTAGCGATACTCCATAatatattaaattcaaatatgtggaATCTAATATTAGATTGCACCAATAACGGTACGCTATCTCcttgtggtgttggacaccaGTAGTGTTCCTTAGCAATTCTCGAAAAAAAGGTTAGAATGGACCTAGACACTCATGGTTCTTCCTAACTCCGTTATTGCATTCAAACGCATAACAAAATGAATCTAAGGGCTCAAAATGAATGAAGGATTAAGGGCTTGAAAATGAAGTGGGGGATGGAAGAagatatatgttatattttttttgtcatatttatattttaaatggaTTGTTAAGaagttgaaaataaatatttttagttGTTGGAAGCTTTAAGTAATTAATTAAACAATCCCAATTGTCTATTTTCTCACATCATATAACATAAGAGATTCCAACGCACGTGGACAGCCTCTTATGTATGTAGTTGACTAAGTTATGGAGTTttatttaataatgattaatatATTTGTTGAAGATAGATTACTTGCAGAAGATTGAGAAAAATCTGGGACAGAGTTTTAATAAGTTGACATACAAATAAGGTGAGCACGTtttattgattattattattattatatatatatatatatttatatgcacacGGTCGTATTTTGAGTTTCAGATGCATCATGTTCGGATTTTACAGGTTAGTGTCCGTGTACCAATTGATATACATATTTGGTAATTtgtattttatcgaaatacagaATTAGTACCTTATTTTTCAATAATACTAATTTAATACACTGTAATTTGAAATTATACATACTTAGTATTCTCGACTCAAACttgatcaatatatatataactaaattgaCTTCAATTATATAATTGAGAACGGTTTGTTCATATTGACCAAATTTTGACTCATGTAatgtatgatttcaaattacAGACTACTAGACGACGAGAATGGTTGAAAATATAAGATAACAAATTTGTATTTCGATAATACAAAATACCAAATAAATACTTACCCTATAAATAAAAGATTTGTTCCTCATTTTGTACTCACTTGATTGAGATCATCAACAAGAATCATTCTCAGCTCTCTTTGCATTTCTCTCTCTATTGCTTTCCAACAAATAGATTCATCATCACCAATGACTACTCCTTACGATGAAAATGGAAGTTTTGAACCTCAATCTTTAAGGCCAGTTGTGGTAGCAGTGGTTCCATTCCCAGCTCAAAGCCATCTCAACCAGCTCCTACAACTCTCCCATGTCCTCTCTTCACATGACATCCCAGTCCACTACATAGGCTCCACTCTCCACAATTCCCAGGTCAAGTCTCGAGCCTCAATCCCTCTTAACCACCTAACCAAAATCCATTTCCATGACTTCCAAACTCCTCAATTTCCTTCTCCAAATTCAGTCTCCAAAACCAAATTTCCCCAACATGGACTTTCCACTCTGAAAGCCATCACCTCCCTCCGCCACCCAATATTCTCACTTCTCCGCTCGCTCTCTCACACCGCCACGCGACTCGTAGTTGTCTACGACACTTTCATGGCTTCCCTAGTACAAGATGTCATTTCTCTACCAAATGCAGAAGCTTACTGTTTCAATTCCGCTTCTGCATTTTCTTGCTTTGCCTTTGTATGCCAATTCTTGGGACACAAAGACAAAGTTCTCATAAGAAACCTTCCATCCGGGGCATCATGTTTCCCAACTCTTTTCAGAATTTTCATGACTTTGCAGGGTGTGATGTCAGATATCACCAAGTCAGGAAGTCTTTTCAACACTTACAGAGCTATCGAAGGCTCTTTCCTCGATGAGATCGAGTCGAACAAAGAGATTTTTGGGAGAAGGAAGATGTGGGCATTGGGGCCATTGTTACACCAAACTACAACAATCACTAACGAGCTCAAAGAAGAGGATGAGTTTTTGTTTCATTGGCTGGACAAACAAGAGCAAAACAGTGTGTTGTACATCTCTTTTGGAACCACAACTACTTTGTCTGATGTAGAGATCAGAGAGCTTGCTTTGGGTTTAGAACAGAGTGGAGTGAAGTTTGTTTGGGCATTCAGAGATGCAGACAAGGCAGATGTTTTTTGCAAGGAAGAATGGAAGAGACATGATCAACTTCCAAATGGATTTGAGGAAAGAATAAGAAGCCTGGGAGTGGGAATGGTCTTGAGGAATTGGGTGCCTCAAGTGAAGATTTTGGGACACTCCTCAACTGGTGGGTTCATGAGTCATTGTGGGTGGAACTCTTGCATGGAGAGCTTAACCATGGGAGTGCCTATGGCAGCTTGGCCAATGCACTCAGATCAGCCTATGAATGCTGTGTTAATCACTGAGGTACTCAAAGCAGGTGTGGCTGTAATGGAGTGGAAGCAAAGAGATGAGTTGGTGACATCATCGATGATCGCCATGGCTGCGAGGAAACTAATGGCTTCGAAAGAAGGGGAAGAGATCAGAGTGAGAGTTGAAGAGCTGAGTAAAGCAGTAGAAAGATCTCTCAATGAAGGAGGAGATAATTGTCTAGAGTGGGACTCTTTTGTTGCTCATATCAGTAGAGAGAGCACTTCAGCAAGGAATAGCAAGAAATATTATAACATTCGCTTGAAGTTGATTAGAACACTCGTGAATTTCTCTATGCCTTTGGTTTTTGGCATGAACTTTTTCATTGGTAAGAAAAAACAAGTGTTTGttcttttcttctcctttgtcctttcttttcttttcttgttttatTTCCAATAAAAGTCCAGTCCAATCCAAATTGAGTGAACCTGTCTTTTGTTGGTGGAGTTGTTTGTTTTCTTTTGGGGGAATAAGACTTATTTTGTTTTCAAGTGAAAGATCTCTTTGCAATTGTACTATGGACTTGATCAATTTATTAGTTGGAAGAAGATATAGTTAGACAATAAAGCAACATAGTAATGTTGAAAAGGAAAGTGCAAAAAATGATTGAAAACACAAAAAACGACCAAAACTCTGCAAGGATCATAATTCTGTAGGAATTTATTTATCtatcctaatatatatatatatatatatatatgaaaattcttCTATATTAAGTCCTACCGGTAGGACTCTTAGTAgatctcgacccgtgaacagttttcggtacgacttttttttatgaccgtatatattgtactatttagaatatcctgcaaattttcagaaaattctgaatagtttacagtaccgaaaactaggttcaaacatgttgtttgaACAAAATAACTGTAATCtgtcttttgttttctttttggggaataaaatttattttgttttcaaGTGAAACAAAATAAAGCAACAAATAAAGCAACACTGGCATTATTGTGCAATATATTCTTGCTTTTCAGGCCTTGTATTTGTATTATGCAATTACATTGTTGTGCTGGAATAAAACATTTAAGTAATGCTCTAATACCACTGTAAAATTATAACtgtgacaagaatcatgaggcttCATCTAAAaactaattggtgattagtgCAGTTACACATGTttttattaatggttcaatattcttaATCTTATTCCATGTGGGGCATAATAGTCTAATATCCCCTCAAGATTGTGGTGATTTTtcgctcaccaatcttgaatTACCTGATCACAAGtggcctattttttttttcagctcgcttattttttttggatctcaagtgtctttttgcATTATGCGGATCTCTTGCGGCTTGACTCACTCTTTTGGATCGGTGTGGATCGAATGTCCGCTAGGGaattggctcttgataccatgacaagaatcatgaggctccatctaaaaattaattggtgattagtggagttacacatgttcttattaatggttcaatattcttacTCTTATTCGATGTGGGACATAATAATCTAATAAACTGTAAACAGAAAATCCAATAAAAATGTCAAAAAGGAAAACACAAAAACAAGGTCAGGGGCAAAGCTCTACAAGGTCATAGTTCAAGGAAATACTATAATTTATCCTAATgtataatttatcaaattattcCAACATGTATGATCAAACTCTAGGTAATGAAATTTGTCATAGTAGAACAACTAACCAATGCTTGTACAAAAACTTCATACAAGTTTTAAACTACATTATTGCTGATCCAATCCAAGAAATATAAATACAATCACCCAaagattattattatgataagaGAATTGGAAAGGAGTCTAGCTATAACAGTTTGAAGTTCACACCAAAAAAAAGATGCCAATAGTCAAATATATAACAGCTTAAGTTGCGAAATAGCAACAATTTATCTTATTTCACATAAGTGCCCCTCGGCAATTGTCATTATTTATTGGGTTTATActattttggaccctgtgtttttttctattacctgtttggaccctgtgttttgataaattattttttggaccctatgttttgtaaaatggttaaaatagaaccctaaacctgattttggtcaatgctTTCTtaacaaaaatcacaaataatttaccaaactaacaattcagaacaaaaataaaatcattctgctaaAAACTACGTTGTtacattcaattttttcttcatcaaaattgaatttagggttttatttttactattttataaaacacagggtccaaaaagtaatttatcaaaatacaggatccaaacaggtaattgagaaaaacacagggtccaaaaatgtataaacccttattTATTTGTAAGTCTAGCTGTATTTTGCTTAAAAGTTGAGTTTAGGGTTCAATTGCTt
The Humulus lupulus chromosome 6, drHumLupu1.1, whole genome shotgun sequence DNA segment above includes these coding regions:
- the LOC133786165 gene encoding zeatin O-xylosyltransferase-like is translated as MTTPYDENGSFEPQSLRPVVVAVVPFPAQSHLNQLLQLSHVLSSHDIPVHYIGSTLHNSQVKSRASIPLNHLTKIHFHDFQTPQFPSPNSVSKTKFPQHGLSTLKAITSLRHPIFSLLRSLSHTATRLVVVYDTFMASLVQDVISLPNAEAYCFNSASAFSCFAFVCQFLGHKDKVLIRNLPSGASCFPTLFRIFMTLQGVMSDITKSGSLFNTYRAIEGSFLDEIESNKEIFGRRKMWALGPLLHQTTTITNELKEEDEFLFHWLDKQEQNSVLYISFGTTTTLSDVEIRELALGLEQSGVKFVWAFRDADKADVFCKEEWKRHDQLPNGFEERIRSLGVGMVLRNWVPQVKILGHSSTGGFMSHCGWNSCMESLTMGVPMAAWPMHSDQPMNAVLITEVLKAGVAVMEWKQRDELVTSSMIAMAARKLMASKEGEEIRVRVEELSKAVERSLNEGGDNCLEWDSFVAHISRESTSARNSKKYYNIRLKLIRTLVNFSMPLVFGMNFFIGKKKQVFVLFFSFVLSFLFLFYFQ
- the LOC133783517 gene encoding probable ribosome biogenesis protein RLP24, translating into MRLEKCWFCSSTVYPGHGIQYVRNDAKIFRFCRSKCHKNFKMKRNPRKVKWTKSYRALRGKDMTQDSTFEFERKRNRPERYDRNVFNNTLNAMKKIHKVRAEREVKHIAKRMQGKKQKELQEAQKELEQSIYMVKAPSVLKEDQSLTLPKLKVKVSQKQAAAQQMEE